The following are encoded in a window of Cydia strobilella chromosome 1, ilCydStro3.1, whole genome shotgun sequence genomic DNA:
- the LOC134747252 gene encoding protein cornichon: protein MAFSFPAFSYIIALIIDAFLIFFSIFHVIAFDELKTDYKNPIDQCNSLNPLVLPEYLLHLFINVLFLLSGEWFSLLINVPLILYHIHRYRTRPVMSGPGLYDPTSIMNADVLTVCQREGWIKLAFYLLSFFLYLYGMIVVLIAA from the exons ATGGCGTTTAGCTTTCCTGCCTTTTCCTATATTATAGCCCTCATAATAGATGCATTCCTTATATTTTTCTCAATTTTCCATGTGATAGCTTTTGATGAACTTAAAACTGATTATAAAAATCCAATAGATCAATGTAACAGCCTCAACCCG CTAGTCCTGCCGGAATATCTGCTGCACTTGTTTATAAACGTGTTATTCCTGCTATCGGGAGAATGGTTTTCGCTGTTGATAAACGTGCCTTTGATTCTGTATCACATACACAG ATACCGCACGCGGCCAGTGATGTCAGGGCCTGGCCTGTATGACCCCACAAGCATAATGAATGCAGATGTTCTGACAGTTTGTCAAAGAGAAGGCTGGATCAAATTGGCGTTCTACCTCTTGTCATTCTTCTTATACTTATACGG